The genomic segment TGGTATCTGTTCCTTTGCCTCTTGACAGATGCTTGCTTTACCTTGGAAATAGACGAACCGGGAGCAGAATTTAAATTGTGGTTAAAATTCATGGAAGGTTGGTCCAATTGGTAATATGTGTGCTATTTTGGCAGGTTGCAATATTCCCCTCAAGAGATCAATGGGAAACAGTCTTGGAGAATCGATCGTTTGGCCCCCTGAGTAGtattttcagcttcttcactGTGAAATTCACCACTGTGGTATTTATATCATTCGTTTCTATCAAAATTTGGATACGTATCAATCACATGCCAGATGCTGTTAACCTTCTAAGGATGTAATCTATTAATGGCATTCTGAGGTGTGACACTTTAAACAAATACAAGTTTAACACCAGCAGCTCATAAATACGGAGATGTAGGTCTGAAATTTGATCGGTGTGGAGAACGGGGGTAAATAACATGGGCAGGATCTCTTACATTTAGTCGTGACTGGTGCACATTCATATTCCAAAGGATGTGAAACACAATAGTAAATTTGACTTAAATTTATTAGCGCTCTTCCCTATTGCCTTAGCCAATATTTATAGACTTAATTTGCTTGCAATAAAAGTGCTACTTTTTCTCTGTTAGGGGCTTAGGACATTCATTTTGTTGCCCTTTTTTAATtgcaaattaacttaattggtCAAAGCCTCTTTGCTTATAAACATCTTTAGCACATTTACTAAAGTAATTCCTGTCTAATCTTCCCCTTTGCTGTTGGGTTGTTCACAAGTTGAACATCATTAGTAGTTAGATGAACGTGTTAAACAGTCTATTCTATTCTATCTAGTCTCATCACACAAAATAAAGTCATGTTGAATCACCATCTAATCTTTTCCTTATCCCCTTGAGCTTGCATAGGATAACAGATTTTCCGAATTTTCCATGAGCATGATAACATACAATTTCTAGATACCTGTTTGTAAACATTTGACTAGCAATCGTATTTGCTGGCTATCTTTTCAACACAACCACTCTTTTTGCTGGCTTTGGTGAGCAGTTGTGTGCAAAGGACAAGGACCCGAATGGCTGAATGCTCTTAAATACCACAATGAGCTTTGTTGACAGTTATGATGGTAAGTCACTTTATTAGTGGATATTAAACTTTCCTTGTTATATTCCAATTTCATGATTGGGACTGAGGTGTTTACCGTTGATAATCATGGAGGAATACCCATGTTTGCAATCATGGTTGTTTTGACACCGTCTCTGAATTGGAGCGTCTGAGTTTGCAATTTGTTATTTGTCCATCGAAAAGGTCTGCATCTCAGggatttattattattttgtttttattttttggtatcTTTAGGGGAAGGAAAAGAATGGAAAAGAGAGAGTTAGGCAGGCTTTATAGGACGAAGCCATCTGctttatttcatttcatattgGTCTGATTTGCAAGCTTGTCCAAAAGTTTGGAGATATCTTTTATGGATGCTTCttgatatttaaaattttgaataaggTTGAAGGGAGGGTAATGCTGCCGATTCTGACCAAATAGGGCTCcaccatgaaaattaaatatcagGACTTCCTTTTCAAGGTTCTTTTGACCAGCTTAAGCTGAAATCTGACACACTACTTTTTCCGAAAGGCCAATTTGATGCTTGCTGGGTGAGACTACCccactttcttttttcaaaggTCAAGTTTTCCCCTTGTCAAAGTAGTGGCGCATCAGGGATCTTggggtctttttttttttttaactgaaACTCAAAAGAACAATGAGCCCTTGCCCTTGTCCTCACACACATCAGCCGAAAGATCCAAGACCTAATTCATACCCtcttatataaaatataattgttCTCACACAGAAATGATTAGAAGATACCCTccccctctctctctttcaaATCACTGCATCTCAAGTCCTACTACGACTTGTTAATGGCTTGGCCTCTGTTACTATAATAATATTCTCCCAAGTTGGTAAAGCTTGTCTGATTAAAAATCACGAGATCATGTCCAGATTTTTGATTCATAGATTTTTAAGGAATCCTTTTTCCACGACCATGGAACCTTGAACCTTGAAACAGACCTTTACTATTGGTGAAGCATTGAGCACCAAATAATGGAAGGATTGTCCCAACTGTTCAATCTGCGACCCAAGAGCCTTGTCCCCCCCTACAAGTTGAGGAATGTTCCATGGAAACTACTTCTTCGCCAGACGATGCGTTTATTCTTCCATCACAAGTCGTGTATAAGTTAACCTCAAAGAATTGCTATCTATATGATTGACCTGTGGTATCTCATTCCATGTAAAGAATCATTCTTGACCAACACTAtctctacttttttttttttaatcagtttaaataaaaacaatacaTATGATTACCAACCACGTTGCTATTCATATACCTACATTCATTAGGTATATATGACctaaaatacaaataaaataattcatgaaaaatgaaGGATCCAGacaatataaagaaaaagacaataGGGAATCGAAGATTTTATTTCTATTGCTTTAGGACGAATGAAGAAGCAACTAACTAAGTAGCACTGCACCACGTTTTTTTGCTTAGGTCATGATAGGGCAGAAGAGAGTGCTTGCTACTGTTTGTTGcaagttcaaaattttcaaactcgTTGAAAGAGCAGAAGAAGAACAAGCATCGGAAGTGGGGCTCGACCCATTGTCAAGTGGTTGGAAACAAGCACACGGTGAGGGAGGACCCTCCTCCCCTCTCCccccctctctctctcgtTTACAACGTGACACGCAAACTCTAAACCTGCCTATGCCTAGGCTCTTCCGAAACagtgttgttgttgttgtgaGACGACAGACGGTACTTTGCCTTCAATTTTTAACTGTTCCCAACCCAAGCTTACAAAGCTCGCCAACCCTGCCTAATCATGATGACTGATTTGTACGGACGGAAAACAAATTCTCCACTGGTGGAAATGAACTGCTAAGTCCCAAGTCCTACATCAAAGAATAGTAATCTTTGATGAAATTTCCATTAACAGGGCACCTACAGTTAATCTTAATTGTCAAAAAGGCCGGAAGCGTAGGCTCATTCTCATAGTCATCATAGGCTGAGGGGCTCTCCTAGGGTTTTCTATCTCCATACAAGACAGAATCAGAGCTGGATTGATTGCATGCTTTGTCAAAAACAAATAGTACCTGCAGACGAAAGTTTGGTTTCAAATTTACCTACTAAACCTAAATCTTTGACATTTGACAACGAGCTCATCTCAAATCTTTCTTCTGCCTTCGTTTGGATCACTTGTAATAATGACAGGGTAATCGAAAGTATGGCGATTTGAAGTCAAAAATTAGGTTCATGTCAAAAACTTGCTTTAATATTTACGTGATTGTTGCAGTTATAATCCTCCTTTATAGTTATACGTATCTTTGTGAGCTGTGACTAGAGAACAGATAACAACTAGAATTTCAATCCCTCCCACATCCTATCCCATCGCTATAGCGCCACATGTTCGAAAGCAAAATCAAGTATTTGGCCTGGGAAAAAGCAAAGATCAATCCTGGAAATAGTgcaaaggggaaaaaaaagggtGTGCTGTACTGCAGTCCAGTAATGTATGtgcataattaattaactaattgggatgattttaattaaagtGGTTGCAGcacgagagagagagagcataCTTTAGTGGTTGACCTCGTGCTTAGTTCAGCCATGAATGCTCTTAACAGACAAAAGTTATGAACCCTTTTTGGTTTGGGTTTcgtaaattttaattttcttagcTTCACCGactaatttgtttaattaactATCACTGGCCACTCCGCCAACTGGGTTCTAGGTTGAACGGACCTGATCTGCCCAATCAGTGTGGTTTTACTTTCGTTTGTTGCGTTGTACGTTAGCGTCTGCTCACCCTCTGGCTATCCactaaatctatttttttttttgtataaaacaaataagatAAGATATTATGACTTGTAGTAGATTAGTGCAAATTACACATATTTCAGCATACTTTTTGTTGCATAATAAAAGTTATTAAATTAATGTATCCCACCTCCCATACCGTACACGTGGCCCACACATTGAATTGATCTGGTGGTGGGGCCCTCTCTTCTGAGATGGGTATCCACCAATCAGTTCAAAGCAGCCTAACTTTTGTCATTGCCAAAAAGGGGCTTGCTATTagtgtttcagttttttttgTATTGGGGTTTAGTCATCGaaaccatttttattttattttactgaTTTTTTTGTGCAACTTACTGAGAAATGAAGCATTATTGTTACTGTTATTGTTGCTACCAGTTCGGTGGTGAGGAGCAGCAGAATTACTATAATGTTTATAGCATGTGCCTGCCAAAATTGGGATGATGTACTAAACAAAATCAAGGCCATCCAATTAAATGAAAGTCTCTCTGTCAAATGATGGATTAGATAAGATATGTCCAGTAGGAGAAATAGGTCCATCAAAAGGGGCATTTCAAGTGTATCGAGTGGCTAAGGGCTTTGGGAATCCTTGGACCTAATGTAAAGTCATTATCACtgttttttcttccttggaGACAAGGATGGTtgctcaaaaagaaaaaccaaaaggCAAACTGTAAAGGCATGATCAAAGGGGGAAGGGAGGGGTGGGGAACAAcaggaagaaaataaagaaaaaagcagGGGCTACCATGGCCATGCCATCCCTTTAGCAATGGTCATCCAGGTTACTATTCACTGCGTAAGCAGAAGCGAATGGATGAGTAGAGCCAAAGTAGGCACTAATGAACTCAAAGTAGTCTGGTTTTGATCCTGTTGAGCACATGCAATTCTATCGTCTCGAACATGGCTCTCATGAGCCTGAGAGGCAATCCAGGGGGTGGGTGAGGGAGATCCAAAAGACAGGCATGAGTcatgagaaagagaagaaaggggCGCCCAATCCCATTTACCATTTGGCATTGAAGCAGTGGGCAGAAGAAAAACATTTGGGGTTTGGTCCACTTGCTACTCCTACAAATGGATAGACAAGAAAGAAAGCCAAAGCTTTGCTTCCCATCACACTTATTCAATTGCACAGTCAGATCCCACTTTGATGATAGGTTTGCTTTTACCATCCTGCCATGGAGAATACCAACAAAGAAGGGCAGATAGATTTTCCATCCTAATAATAAGAGAGAGGGGGAGAGGGAGAAGACCATTTGTGGACTTGGCTGCTTTATAACGCAAACGCAGGGGGTGTGACAAATCATCAAATGATTGGTCCCACCCTCAATATAGGAAAATCTATAATGCAAATCAGAGCACACACCAGGGCATCCAGAAGCTAATTCAGCATAAGCATTAAGCTCAAATATCAAACGGCTGCAACtccattaaatttttatgaactCAAACTGAAAGGTACGACACATACTCCAAAGGACACGAGAAATTATCAGAGGACCATCCACCATCCATCCTTTTTAAGAATTGGGATTCTCGTGGATGGAAAAGATGGAACCCCACAAGGTGGAGAGGGTCCTGCAACGTGTACTTGTACAACACTTTCCACACATAATTAATGGGCCTTCCTGTCAATTGATCATTCCACATTCTGGTGGGAGCAAAGGGggaacaaattaaatttaaaaccaaaataaaagagaGGAAAACACAGTCTTGCTCCAGTTTTTGGTCCATGCATATGCATATTTGGCATTTATTACCCTTCTCACATTGCtaacaataacaataataaattcAACAGTCAGGTGCTACCACAACACATCTGAAAATAACAAACATGGAGAGGGGTGCAAGTCTGGGAATTTAGCTCTGACAAAGCTACAGcttaaactaaaattttaatccaaatGAGCAGACTATCTTTTGGAGAGTGGATAAAGAGATGCTTCTGCCTTGTGCTTCCTTTGCTTCAAGCATGGAAAAATAGATCCACCCAACTTGATCTCCTCTAACTCTCTGAGTCTTCAACAACTATTTCATCTCTTCATCAAAGGATAAGGCAATTTGGCCACGAAAAACACATATATCATTGCCCCTccatatagttcaataacccCTCCTCCCTTCTCTTCTGGCTAACTTCGATTATGATAAAATgaatatgaaaacaaaaagaaacataaaatttaaatgcGTACCGCTAGAACATCCAATGGTCCGATAACTTACAATGACATCCATTTTCTGCACCTAGTCCCCCTTACCCAAAGTCCTTCAAAAGAACCAAAGCAAAGATGAACTGTTGTCCCTCACCAGGGTCTGCTTTGACTGCCAATGTAACAGCCCAAGCCTGAAGCAGAAGTTATGTACTCAACTTTGCTTGACTGTGATTGCTGGGACCTTGTTGCGGGTTATTTAAAAGATACCCGCCATATCAAAATTCCCCGTGAAACAGGATACACTTGCTTGGTATCCACCATGAGAACAATTGAAACAGCTTCCCGCACCACATTTGCCTACAAGATGGTGACGAATTTCGGGGCATCCGTTCTTGGCCCTTCAAGAGACCGATACATGTATAACGTTCCAACAGAGTCATCCATCTCCTCCTCACCAATAGACCTAATCACTTCAACCACTAGGCGATCCATAGCATGAGCAATCTCCTGGCAACCTTGGCGAGTTAGACTACATGAGGACATCCAAAGGAACCTCATGTTGTAGTAGTGATGCAAACCAGAACGCAAAGCTGCATCTCCAAATGGGCTATCTCTAATCTCAAGCTTCTGCAATTGGGGACAGCCCTCAAGCACATATTTCAGCCCCATGTCACTATCTCCAGCAAAAGCCACTGACAATGTGCGTACCAATTTCCCATATCTTCCAATATAATCGAAAGCTTTATCTGTCAGTAAACCAGATACAGCAAGGCGAGTGAGCTTCTTACAGTTCATAACAATGGCTCCAAAACCATCATCCATAGGATCTCCAGTAACAGGATCAGGCCTGTGGCGCCCCATTATGCATAACCGGAAAACAACAAGATCTGGACAGTTCTTGGACATGGCTATGACAGCTGCATTAGTCATTCGCTGGCAGAAATACAGAATAGATTGCAATTTCCGACAACCCTCAGAAATTGCTTGGAGGCCCACTTCAGAAACAGGGCCGTCACTATCCTCCCGAGCATCGATAGGGAAAACCCGAAGCTCACGTAGTTCCTTGCATGTCGCAGCCACTGCTTGAAGTCCTTCATCACATATTGAATCAAGGACCTGCATAATGAGAGCTGAGGTAAGCTTCAAAGCTCAAATATCTTCACAAAGCTTAAAGACCAAATTTTGAATACATACCCAGAAAACCTGGAGCTTGTGGCAGTTGCTTATAATTGGCTTAAGCTGTTCTGCATCGATGTTGGCATAGCTGAAATTCAGAGACGTCAGATTTGAACAAACAGGGTAAATTGCAGGCAGATAATCTGGAATTATTTCCCTAAACCCAGAGAGACAAACTAAGGATCTGCAGGCAGCAAAAGCAGTTACATAATCTGGTTCTTGATCACCTTGTCCTGCTACCTCCAGTGGGCTAAACGAACCTGTCCCAAGGTGTGTGAGCTGTGGAGCTCGAATCATCAGGCGATATAGCTGCCCGATAGAAACATGTCGATTTAGCCTAAGCTTCTTAAGTGAAGGAGACCTAGCCACCAGCCTTTCCAATGCCTCAAAATTTATCGGGCATTCTACACAATCAAATATCAACGACTCAAGATGTGATTCACCCTCAGGAAAACAGGATATCCAATCTGTCTCATCATCTGTAACCTCAGATTCGATCAGATCAAGCACCCTAAGCTGTCTGCAATTATAGAAATACATCAATCAACTATCCATACACAATTCTATCCCCAAacttcctttttcccttttatcCCATTGGTTATCACAACACATTACTTTAAACTCAAACGTTTCCATTTCCCAATCCATACCCAGATCAAAGAAGAAACATAAAAGAtctaaaaaattcaatctaCAAACACAACAATCAGATCAAACAAAAATCTCAGTAAAGCTACAAACTTGTCTTAACCCAATACCAAATAAACCAATAACCATTACTCTTAACACCTTAAACAGATCTAATCAgccaattttttataaatacatAGCATTATTatcaggaaaaaaaataaaaataaaaaaaaaaaagaaattacctGCACTTGCTAACAAAAATAGCAAGGCCACTAGTTCCAAACCCATCACAGCAAACGAGAACGAGCTCCTTAAACCCTGAAAATGACTCGGCCAGCGTTGCCAGATCATCATCCGTCACGGACATGCGCTTTAGGTAAACTTTTTCCAGCCAAGGGTACGCCTTGGCCAGCGCCAGCGCCCAAGGATTGAAGTGGGCCCCCCAATCGGGCGGCATCAGGTTAAAATCCGCGAACCTGGGCTTCCCTTTCAGATGAAGTGCCCTCACCCTGATAAACCTGGCCGTGGCCCGATCCGGCGACACCGCGTAGCAGTTTCCGATGAACAGCTCGGATCGCGTCAGCGCCTCGACCCGGTACCACGACTTGCACACCAATGAGGCGGCGTTTCGGTCGCGCCTCGACGTCAGGAAGTGGAGCACGTTTTCCAACACGTTCTCCAGGACCTGGTCCGGGAACGGAGACTGGAACTCCGGGTGACCCGACCCGGACCCGGTAGCGTTGCAGTTCCGGGCCTTGTTAGAAGTGAACTCAAGATCTGACGGTGAAGATTGCTGCCTTTCGTCGTCCTCAGACATTCGCTCCGCCCTGTTATGTCGCATGAGAGACaacaaaaggaagagaaagaggGCGAGTTGGTAGCACACGCGCGGCCCTGTGATCTAAAGCGAtcttccctttctttcttttgttgggGTAGCTTTGATTGATGGGATTGAGATTTGGGTTTCTCAGATCATGGGAACATGGATTAAATGTAAGGGAAATGAGTGAATGAGAtgatatattttaagtttcttttttcttggggAGAGGAGGGTTTAGGTAGGAGAGGACAGGGAGGGAGAGCGGAGGGGGTGGGGGGGTTGGGAACTGGGATGGGAAGGGAAGGATGGGGGGAtatagaaagagagagagagaaagagagcgCAAAGATAagtaatttagtttaattggTCAGAGAGAGAGTGAACAGTGGACAGTGCTGTCTGtgtcttctctctttctttctttctctctctttcttctgaGCATTGGGATTCTCCATGCCTCTTCCCCTctgcctctctctctctctttcatcTGCAATATCCAATGGCTCTCCACACTTCTCCTCCATTatttggggtttttttttttttacaagcttttgtctttttatttctttaaattttttttttaaagttgttgGTTTTTGACAGTAAGTACtatagttttttcttttgtcaacTGCTGTAGAATTTGTTTGGATTTTATGTTGGATTGCACCCTTggtcttttctttatttgtacATAACTcctcctctttctttttctttctgaaTTTGAccaattttatttcaaattgaGATGACAAGTCTATTTTAGTAGTGTGTGAATGATGAGTCAGCCAAAGGAAGATAAAAATGATTGATTCATCTTTATATATTGCATGCATTGTTTGTATTATACTaaaaagattttcattttaaggggagcttgaaatcattatactatttttcttttttttaatcactagtttttttttaccatATGATTTCAAGTATGAATCTCATATGTCCTacataaaatgattttaattctCTAAATAATGCATTATTGTAGGAATAAAATGTTTATAAGCAAGATGAAAAAGCATTTCATTTATACATTGTCAGCTAAAATAAAACCGTAATAATATTTGTTGAACAATCATGATAACTTAATTCATGCATGATGAGAAaatatagtaatttttttaaataattttgcttcccatgtttttttattgatcAAACTCTACCTATTTAAGCataataatttgttt from the Theobroma cacao cultivar B97-61/B2 chromosome 8, Criollo_cocoa_genome_V2, whole genome shotgun sequence genome contains:
- the LOC18591770 gene encoding transport inhibitor response 1-like protein, which encodes MRHNRAERMSEDDERQQSSPSDLEFTSNKARNCNATGSGSGHPEFQSPFPDQVLENVLENVLHFLTSRRDRNAASLVCKSWYRVEALTRSELFIGNCYAVSPDRATARFIRVRALHLKGKPRFADFNLMPPDWGAHFNPWALALAKAYPWLEKVYLKRMSVTDDDLATLAESFSGFKELVLVCCDGFGTSGLAIFVSKCRQLRVLDLIESEVTDDETDWISCFPEGESHLESLIFDCVECPINFEALERLVARSPSLKKLRLNRHVSIGQLYRLMIRAPQLTHLGTGSFSPLEVAGQGDQEPDYVTAFAACRSLVCLSGFREIIPDYLPAIYPVCSNLTSLNFSYANIDAEQLKPIISNCHKLQVFWVLDSICDEGLQAVAATCKELRELRVFPIDAREDSDGPVSEVGLQAISEGCRKLQSILYFCQRMTNAAVIAMSKNCPDLVVFRLCIMGRHRPDPVTGDPMDDGFGAIVMNCKKLTRLAVSGLLTDKAFDYIGRYGKLVRTLSVAFAGDSDMGLKYVLEGCPQLQKLEIRDSPFGDAALRSGLHHYYNMRFLWMSSCSLTRQGCQEIAHAMDRLVVEVIRSIGEEEMDDSVGTLYMYRSLEGPRTDAPKFVTIL